One Phycisphaeraceae bacterium DNA window includes the following coding sequences:
- a CDS encoding cytochrome b N-terminal domain-containing protein codes for MGLLRRIRTWFEDRSGASALIGPVMTHRVPRSAKWWYVFGSATLMFFLIQIATGIMLATLYVPSAAEAYDSLRYIDEEVPFGWMVRAIHGWSSNAMVLMMLVHLSQVFLHGAYKYPRELTWMVGVLLMVCTLALAFTGQVMRFDQDAYWGLGIGASIVDRVPVFGNELRAIMLGGPIIAGATLSRFFALHVFVLPGLTIVLVGLHMMLILRHGISEMPKPGEVVDPATYKPAYEERIHRTGVPFFPDAARRDMVFCGLALLVMLGLAAWFGPFGPGGVPDPTIIDTNPRPDFFFLWIFAALALLPPAVETPLLIIGPPVLLLAMLLIPIMASRGERAPSRRPLVVVLFAVIVTGLVTLSWLGVTSPWSPQMDGWTSAPVPAEFVRGRTPLELQGATMIQFAQCRNCHSLGGLGGERGPALDRVATRLSWDQLVRQVQQGGGNMPAYGKTLTSAQTEAIVAFLATLRPDHVPASEIPGALEVSPGRDQPPMATPDAPEPARGFQ; via the coding sequence ATGGGCCTTCTTCGGCGCATCCGCACATGGTTCGAGGATCGCTCCGGCGCTTCGGCGTTGATCGGTCCTGTGATGACCCACCGGGTCCCTCGCAGCGCGAAGTGGTGGTATGTCTTCGGCAGCGCGACGCTCATGTTCTTCCTGATCCAGATCGCGACGGGCATCATGCTCGCCACGCTCTATGTGCCGAGCGCTGCCGAGGCCTATGACAGCCTCCGCTACATCGACGAGGAAGTCCCCTTCGGCTGGATGGTCCGCGCGATCCATGGCTGGTCGAGCAACGCCATGGTGCTGATGATGCTGGTGCATCTCTCGCAGGTCTTCCTGCACGGGGCGTACAAGTATCCGCGCGAACTCACCTGGATGGTCGGCGTGCTGCTCATGGTGTGCACGCTGGCGCTTGCCTTCACCGGGCAGGTGATGCGCTTCGATCAGGATGCCTATTGGGGACTCGGCATCGGGGCATCGATCGTCGATCGGGTTCCCGTCTTCGGGAATGAACTTCGAGCCATCATGCTTGGGGGGCCGATCATCGCCGGCGCGACGCTCTCGCGCTTCTTCGCGCTGCATGTCTTCGTGCTTCCGGGTTTGACCATCGTGCTGGTGGGCTTGCACATGATGCTCATCCTGCGCCACGGCATCAGCGAAATGCCCAAGCCCGGCGAAGTGGTGGACCCTGCCACTTACAAGCCCGCATACGAGGAGCGCATCCACCGCACGGGAGTGCCCTTCTTCCCCGACGCGGCGCGCCGCGACATGGTCTTCTGCGGGCTTGCACTGCTGGTGATGCTCGGACTCGCCGCGTGGTTCGGTCCCTTCGGACCCGGCGGTGTTCCTGACCCGACGATCATCGACACCAATCCGCGGCCGGACTTCTTCTTCCTCTGGATCTTCGCGGCGCTGGCACTGCTGCCGCCAGCCGTGGAGACGCCGCTCCTCATCATCGGACCGCCGGTGCTGCTGCTCGCGATGCTGCTGATTCCGATCATGGCGTCGCGCGGGGAGCGAGCGCCATCACGACGGCCGCTGGTGGTGGTCCTCTTCGCCGTCATCGTCACGGGTCTCGTGACGCTCTCATGGTTGGGAGTGACCAGTCCATGGTCGCCCCAGATGGATGGGTGGACCAGCGCTCCGGTTCCGGCGGAGTTCGTGCGTGGCAGAACGCCGCTCGAACTTCAAGGCGCCACGATGATCCAGTTCGCGCAGTGCCGCAACTGCCATTCACTTGGTGGCCTCGGCGGTGAGCGCGGACCGGCGCTTGATCGAGTGGCGACGCGCCTCTCGTGGGACCAACTTGTTCGTCAGGTGCAGCAGGGTGGCGGCAACATGCCCGCGTACGGCAAGACGCTCACGAGCGCGCAGACCGAGGCGATTGTTGCGTTTCTCGCCACGCTGCGCCCCGATCATGTGCCGGCGAGCGAGATTCCCGGCGCTCTCGAAGTCTCCCCAGGCCGCGATCAGCCACCGATGGCGACGCCTGATGCGCCCGAGCCTGCTCGAGGCTTCCAATGA
- the deoC gene encoding deoxyribose-phosphate aldolase, whose translation MPHERSNSFDEASWRRSPPVDTVMATRRAAFFTTRSIKNDSKRVGLRLALSMVDLTTLEGKDTPEKVRALCRKAVRPYEGEVSPPIPSVAAICVYPNLVPVAKRALEGSSVKVAAVATGFPSGQYPLAVRLADVRAAVADGADEIDMVISRGALLAGRFREVADEIVETRKACGPAHLKIILETGELETLDMVRRASDLAIHAAASAGPIGDGEVFIKTSTGKVQPAATMPVTLVMLEAIRDHFRHTGVRIGMKPAGGIRTAKQSLHYLVMVKETLGEAWLTPSLFRFGASALANDLLRQIVKLERGVYMAATDFSEA comes from the coding sequence GTGCCCCACGAGCGCTCGAACTCATTCGACGAGGCCTCGTGGCGGCGTTCACCACCCGTCGACACGGTGATGGCCACGCGCCGCGCGGCCTTCTTCACCACGCGCAGCATCAAGAACGACTCGAAGCGCGTGGGCCTTCGCCTGGCGCTCTCGATGGTGGACCTCACCACGCTCGAAGGGAAGGACACGCCGGAGAAGGTGCGCGCCCTCTGTCGCAAGGCGGTGCGTCCATACGAAGGTGAGGTCTCGCCGCCGATTCCGAGCGTGGCGGCCATCTGCGTCTATCCGAATCTGGTGCCGGTCGCGAAGCGTGCCCTTGAGGGGAGTTCCGTGAAGGTTGCGGCTGTGGCCACGGGGTTCCCGAGCGGCCAGTATCCGCTGGCGGTGCGCCTCGCCGATGTGCGCGCCGCGGTGGCGGATGGCGCCGACGAGATCGACATGGTCATCAGTCGCGGCGCCTTGCTGGCCGGGCGGTTCCGCGAGGTCGCCGACGAGATCGTCGAGACCCGAAAGGCGTGCGGCCCGGCGCACCTCAAGATCATTCTCGAGACCGGCGAACTCGAAACGCTCGACATGGTGCGTCGGGCGAGCGATCTCGCCATTCACGCGGCCGCAAGCGCAGGTCCAATCGGTGATGGCGAAGTGTTCATCAAGACCTCGACCGGCAAGGTGCAGCCCGCCGCCACCATGCCCGTCACGCTCGTCATGCTCGAAGCGATCCGCGATCACTTCCGTCACACAGGCGTGCGCATCGGCATGAAGCCCGCGGGAGGAATCCGCACCGCCAAACAGTCGCTCCATTACCTGGTGATGGTCAAGGAGACTCTCGGCGAAGCGTGGCTGACTCCGTCGCTCTTCCGATTCGGCGCGAGCGCTCTCGCGAATGACCTGCTGCGGCAGATCGTCAAGCTCGAGCGCGGCGTCTACATGGCCGCGACCGACTTCAGCGAGGCGTAG
- a CDS encoding ThuA domain-containing protein, whose protein sequence is MGSSGRMKVLVPAVAAAVVAAAIAASSRPLFRDRTAPSEEPPAALPRVLVFSKTAGFRHDSIPDGIRAVREIGAGRFEVDATEDSAEFTAENLARYRAVVWLSTTGDVLDDEQQRAFEGFIRKGGGYAGIHAASDTEFDWPWYGQLVGAYFATHPAVQSAVNVVEIPDHPSTHMLPERWERTDEWYSFRSNPRGQGGIRVLMTLDESTYQPGHASMGDDHPIAWFHEFDGGRAWYTGGGHTSESFSEPLFRAHLLGGILWAAGLGDSIEATPTPRSSEPAQAPEATPAPS, encoded by the coding sequence ATGGGGTCGTCAGGGCGGATGAAGGTCCTCGTTCCCGCGGTCGCGGCGGCGGTGGTGGCCGCGGCGATTGCGGCGTCGTCCAGGCCCCTGTTTCGCGACCGCACGGCGCCCTCCGAGGAGCCGCCCGCCGCGCTTCCGCGCGTGCTCGTCTTCTCGAAGACCGCTGGATTCCGCCACGACTCGATTCCCGACGGCATCCGCGCTGTGCGCGAGATCGGCGCTGGTCGCTTCGAAGTCGATGCCACCGAAGACTCCGCCGAGTTCACGGCGGAGAATCTCGCGCGCTATCGAGCGGTCGTCTGGCTCTCAACCACCGGCGATGTGCTCGACGATGAACAGCAGCGCGCCTTCGAAGGCTTCATCCGCAAAGGCGGCGGCTACGCCGGGATTCACGCGGCGTCGGACACGGAGTTCGACTGGCCGTGGTATGGCCAGCTTGTCGGCGCCTACTTCGCGACGCACCCCGCCGTGCAGTCTGCGGTGAATGTGGTCGAGATCCCCGATCACCCGAGCACGCACATGCTCCCCGAGCGCTGGGAGCGCACCGATGAGTGGTACTCGTTCCGCTCCAATCCGCGCGGCCAAGGGGGAATCCGCGTCCTGATGACGCTCGATGAGTCGACCTACCAGCCCGGCCATGCGTCGATGGGCGACGACCATCCGATCGCGTGGTTCCACGAGTTCGACGGCGGACGCGCCTGGTACACGGGTGGTGGACACACGAGCGAGAGCTTCAGCGAGCCGCTCTTCCGGGCTCACCTGCTGGGCGGAATCCTCTGGGCGGCAGGATTGGGCGACTCGATCGAGGCGACTCCGACGCCGCGAAGCAGTGAGCCCGCGCAGGCTCCTGAGGCCACACCTGCACCATCATGA
- a CDS encoding nucleotide sugar dehydrogenase yields MSPATAKRTLKSSPSATPTTPKAARLSGPAAELMKKLESRTAVIGVVGLGYVGLPLIRAIRDGGFPVIGYDIDQRKIDDLEAGRAYIQHLGPTFFKDLSKDRKFRATANPALLEEADAILLCVPTPLGRHREPDLSFVLNSTEMVSKVLRRGQLVVLESTTYPGTTRDEMLPILEASERGRNLVHGRDYFLAFSPEREDPGSVGRTAAVIPKLVGGLDDVATDLAMALYSRVVKTAHRVSSAEIAESAKLLENIFRAVNIALVNEMKVVLAEMGIDVWEVISAASTKPFGFMPFYPGPGLGGHCIPLDPFYLSWKAREVGRNTRFIELAGEVNSAMPHYVIERVQHALNEDGKSLSNSKILVLGIAYKKNIDDIRESPAAEIIELLRDRGATVNYHDPHMAVFPSMRKHRIDLKSKPLTAATLKAHDCALIITDHDAVDYGLVGKASKLIVDTRNAMLRVPARQMRARLVKA; encoded by the coding sequence ATGAGCCCCGCGACTGCGAAGCGAACCCTCAAGTCCTCACCGAGCGCGACCCCGACCACACCGAAGGCCGCGCGCCTGAGTGGTCCCGCCGCCGAGTTGATGAAGAAGCTCGAATCCCGAACCGCCGTCATCGGCGTTGTGGGGCTGGGCTATGTGGGCCTTCCGCTCATTCGTGCAATCCGCGACGGTGGCTTCCCGGTCATCGGCTACGACATCGATCAGCGGAAGATCGACGACCTTGAAGCGGGCCGCGCGTACATCCAGCACCTCGGCCCCACCTTCTTCAAGGATCTCTCGAAGGATCGGAAGTTCCGCGCCACGGCCAATCCTGCGTTGCTCGAAGAGGCCGACGCCATTCTCCTGTGTGTACCGACGCCGCTCGGTCGCCATCGGGAGCCCGATCTCTCGTTTGTTCTCAACTCGACTGAGATGGTCTCGAAGGTGCTGCGCCGAGGTCAGCTCGTGGTCCTTGAGAGCACCACCTATCCCGGCACGACGCGCGACGAGATGCTGCCCATCCTCGAAGCGAGCGAGCGCGGCCGGAACCTGGTGCATGGGCGGGACTACTTCCTTGCATTCAGCCCCGAGCGCGAGGATCCGGGCTCCGTTGGCCGCACGGCGGCGGTGATTCCGAAGCTCGTCGGCGGACTCGACGATGTCGCGACCGACCTCGCCATGGCCCTTTACAGCCGCGTCGTCAAGACGGCGCATCGCGTGTCGAGCGCCGAGATTGCCGAAAGCGCCAAGCTGCTTGAGAACATCTTCCGCGCGGTGAACATTGCGCTCGTCAACGAGATGAAGGTCGTGCTTGCGGAGATGGGCATCGATGTCTGGGAGGTGATCTCCGCCGCCAGCACCAAGCCCTTCGGATTCATGCCCTTCTATCCGGGCCCCGGCCTCGGCGGTCACTGCATTCCGCTCGATCCCTTCTACCTCTCGTGGAAGGCGCGCGAGGTGGGTCGCAACACCCGCTTCATCGAGCTCGCCGGCGAAGTCAACAGCGCCATGCCGCACTATGTGATTGAGCGCGTGCAGCACGCCCTGAACGAAGATGGCAAGAGCCTCTCGAACTCGAAGATCCTGGTGCTCGGCATCGCCTACAAGAAGAACATCGATGACATCCGCGAGAGTCCGGCGGCGGAGATCATCGAGCTGCTCCGCGATCGTGGGGCGACCGTGAACTACCACGACCCGCACATGGCCGTCTTCCCATCGATGCGCAAGCACCGAATTGACCTCAAGAGCAAGCCACTCACCGCAGCCACGCTGAAGGCACACGACTGCGCGCTGATCATCACCGACCACGACGCCGTGGACTACGGCCTCGTCGGCAAGGCTTCGAAGCTGATCGTGGACACTCGGAACGCGATGCTCCGCGTGCCCGCCCGACAGATGCGGGCCCGGCTGGTGAAGGCCTAG
- a CDS encoding heme-copper oxidase subunit III, whose product MSTMSDPARHHESATPVSREAVRSSPRPDHGSAGGGAGGGAALVADGAWRPARGRVGVACLIFSESAFFCAFIVAYLYYIGRDRSGPTPWQVLELPPVLVNSVALLSSSATIVMALHALRRGAIQQFRLWLLATILLGAYFLYGTGVEWNGLIRDHQLTIATNLFGTTFYSLVGFHAFHVTVGLLLLSLTLVLSLLGHVKPERDHGRVDLLSWYWHFVDVVWIFVFFTVYIVGRQPPGGAT is encoded by the coding sequence GCCATCACGAAAGTGCAACGCCGGTGTCAAGGGAAGCCGTGCGCTCGTCGCCTCGGCCGGACCACGGATCTGCGGGGGGTGGGGCCGGGGGCGGAGCCGCACTCGTCGCCGATGGTGCCTGGAGACCCGCTCGCGGGCGCGTGGGCGTGGCGTGCCTCATCTTCTCCGAAAGCGCCTTCTTCTGTGCGTTCATTGTCGCGTACCTCTATTACATCGGGCGCGATCGCAGCGGACCCACGCCGTGGCAGGTGCTCGAACTTCCGCCGGTCCTCGTGAACAGCGTGGCGCTTCTCTCTTCGAGCGCGACCATCGTGATGGCGCTCCACGCGCTGCGGCGCGGCGCGATCCAGCAATTCCGACTCTGGCTGCTGGCGACCATCCTGCTGGGCGCCTACTTCCTCTATGGAACAGGCGTCGAGTGGAACGGCCTCATTCGAGATCACCAGCTCACCATCGCGACCAATCTCTTCGGCACCACCTTCTATTCACTGGTGGGCTTCCACGCCTTCCATGTGACGGTGGGCCTGCTGTTGCTCTCGCTCACGCTGGTGCTCTCCCTGCTGGGTCATGTGAAGCCCGAGCGTGACCACGGACGAGTTGATCTGCTGAGCTGGTACTGGCACTTCGTGGATGTCGTCTGGATCTTTGTCTTCTTCACGGTCTATATCGTGGGTCGTCAGCCACCCGGGGGAGCGACATGA
- a CDS encoding Rieske 2Fe-2S domain-containing protein — translation MNETPKPQRCCDGREPSAGRHADLRIHGEASGPSGSAGTPKSARAGDDTARGAAGDRRGFLFGAGAALMGIGGLLAAIPIVGTLFAPARRGNPMRWTDLGPVDQFPAGTTRLATFTSPNAAPTDGETARDACWVRSLGDDRFQVFYVNCAHLGCPVRWFEQSRLFMCPCHGGVYYEDGSRASGPPPRGLFTHQWRVTNGRLEILAGLLPGLEEKT, via the coding sequence ATGAACGAAACGCCCAAACCTCAACGCTGCTGCGATGGTCGCGAGCCGAGCGCCGGTCGACACGCTGACCTCCGCATTCATGGCGAAGCAAGCGGCCCATCGGGAAGCGCTGGCACGCCGAAGAGCGCTCGCGCCGGTGATGACACCGCGCGCGGCGCAGCGGGTGATCGTCGCGGCTTCCTCTTTGGCGCCGGAGCGGCCCTCATGGGCATTGGTGGACTGCTCGCGGCGATCCCGATCGTGGGCACGCTCTTCGCTCCCGCACGGCGCGGCAACCCCATGCGCTGGACTGACCTCGGCCCCGTCGATCAGTTCCCAGCAGGCACCACGCGCCTGGCGACTTTCACCAGCCCCAACGCTGCACCCACCGACGGCGAAACAGCCCGCGACGCTTGCTGGGTGCGCAGCCTCGGCGATGATCGCTTCCAGGTCTTCTATGTGAACTGTGCGCACCTCGGTTGCCCGGTGCGCTGGTTCGAGCAGAGCCGCCTCTTCATGTGCCCCTGCCATGGCGGCGTCTACTACGAAGATGGCTCGCGCGCGAGTGGTCCGCCACCACGCGGCCTCTTCACTCACCAATGGCGCGTGACCAACGGTCGGCTCGAGATTCTGGCGGGCCTTCTTCCCGGGCTTGAGGAGAAGACCTGA
- a CDS encoding c-type cytochrome, whose protein sequence is MRAPRAEVRAVVGRALRSTGIAGALAVIAMGAACDRVPLTWNPPPPPGIDTPAGFARLWGTNCAGCHGANGDLGPARPMRDPLYLASVSDAELTSAIAEGSPAGTLMPAFAQHLGGALSPPEIEAIVSGMRRAWGAPSAKPSPIPYSAPITAGQPARGAAIFARSCTSCHAEGEVTDPFYLQLVSDQALRSAIIFGRPDLGKPGAAGPFPGRPSDEALTPPDVDDLVAWLAQQRRENWPPAGIRRGGRP, encoded by the coding sequence ATGAGAGCCCCTCGAGCCGAAGTGCGTGCCGTGGTCGGCCGGGCGCTTCGCAGCACCGGCATCGCGGGCGCGCTTGCCGTGATTGCCATGGGCGCCGCATGCGATCGCGTGCCGCTGACTTGGAATCCACCACCGCCCCCGGGCATCGACACGCCCGCCGGGTTCGCGCGCCTCTGGGGCACGAACTGCGCCGGATGTCATGGCGCCAACGGCGATCTTGGTCCCGCTCGACCGATGCGCGATCCGCTCTACCTCGCCAGCGTGAGTGACGCCGAACTCACGAGCGCGATCGCCGAGGGCTCACCCGCCGGCACACTCATGCCCGCCTTCGCGCAGCATCTCGGCGGTGCGCTCTCGCCGCCGGAGATCGAGGCCATCGTCTCCGGCATGCGTCGAGCGTGGGGCGCACCGAGTGCGAAGCCGTCGCCAATTCCCTACAGCGCCCCCATCACCGCCGGTCAGCCGGCGCGCGGCGCCGCGATCTTCGCGCGATCGTGCACCTCCTGCCACGCCGAGGGTGAAGTGACCGACCCCTTCTATCTCCAGTTGGTCAGCGACCAGGCTCTCCGCAGCGCGATCATCTTCGGGCGGCCCGACCTTGGAAAGCCCGGCGCCGCGGGTCCCTTTCCCGGGCGCCCTTCCGACGAGGCGCTCACGCCGCCGGATGTTGATGACCTTGTCGCGTGGCTTGCGCAGCAGCGCCGCGAGAACTGGCCCCCGGCTGGCATTCGTCGCGGAGGCCGCCCGTGA
- a CDS encoding cytochrome c oxidase assembly protein, with translation MREGVLESWTFDPWLAAALGVMALLYLRGAVRWRERSFNARAGGWWKAAPALHRGVTTGRLACYFGGLLAIWIALASPVEAFAPLLLSAHMVQHMLLTMVAAPLLLMGEPFLPLVRGLPAGVRREAIGPFLASRGVRRVGRTLTHPIPAWLIFNLLLVAWHLPPTYELALQDPFWHRLEHMTLLGGALLFWWPVVAPAPSRAVWPRWAMVPYLLVADLVNTVIAATFAFAPRVIYETYAATAPALGVDALRDQAAAGAIMWVPGSIAYLVPAAIILVKVMRPKAWQPPPVTVSLPQLVPMRAAPRAPARRFDLLRVPIVGPLLARRGVRLALRAVMLLLAVAIVVDGFLGPREAPLNMAGTLPWTHWRGVAVLLLLVGGNFLCMSCPFILPRMMARKFVRLFGAGPDAAAARSGTVLGMSLGAVPAALRRLLPDRSSKSTRSRWPRALRSKWLAVALVLAWLITYEAFDLWASPFATAWVIVGYFSAAFLVDTLARGGAFCKWVCPLGQFHFAQSTLSPLTVAVREPARCAECTTHECIRGSATHNGCELDLFLPRKSGNLDCTLCLDCVDACPHDNIGVMLQPIGGELRGDEWRSSLGRLSRRTDLALLLLVLSAGAVANAAGMTGPVLEFIASLSTTTGLPRAVAAIAVVALMLALPVALALLAAAITSVGRRLRSGRSDRVSDGDTRIERAAPRFRESLTAISIATLPIGAATWLAHFLFHFITSWQTATPVVVRAMGDLGLTTQEPAWSDACCAHAPEWLLPANLLALSVGMALSLWTLARRLEWSVLDQREHAMVTTGSPLSWWRHVPGALLLFLMWMVAVWVFFQPMDMRGTLGFEVMP, from the coding sequence ATGCGAGAAGGAGTGCTCGAATCATGGACCTTCGATCCGTGGCTCGCCGCGGCGCTGGGCGTGATGGCGCTCCTCTATCTGCGCGGGGCGGTGCGTTGGCGTGAGCGGTCGTTCAATGCACGCGCCGGTGGATGGTGGAAGGCGGCGCCGGCGCTTCATCGCGGTGTGACCACGGGTCGCCTCGCGTGCTATTTCGGCGGTCTTCTCGCGATCTGGATCGCGCTCGCCTCACCTGTCGAGGCATTCGCGCCGCTCCTGCTTTCGGCCCACATGGTTCAGCACATGCTGCTGACGATGGTGGCGGCTCCGCTGCTCCTGATGGGAGAGCCCTTCCTGCCGCTGGTGCGTGGACTTCCTGCAGGCGTTCGTCGCGAAGCGATCGGTCCGTTCCTCGCCTCGCGCGGAGTGCGCCGGGTAGGTCGCACCCTGACCCATCCCATTCCCGCGTGGCTCATCTTCAACCTCCTGCTTGTCGCCTGGCACTTGCCGCCAACCTATGAGCTCGCGCTACAAGATCCATTCTGGCATCGCCTCGAACACATGACGCTGCTCGGGGGCGCACTCCTCTTCTGGTGGCCGGTGGTGGCGCCGGCGCCGAGCCGAGCTGTCTGGCCGCGCTGGGCGATGGTGCCCTATCTGCTGGTGGCGGATCTCGTGAACACGGTCATCGCGGCCACCTTCGCCTTCGCGCCGCGCGTGATCTACGAGACCTACGCCGCGACGGCGCCGGCTCTCGGCGTTGATGCGCTGCGCGATCAGGCCGCGGCAGGTGCAATCATGTGGGTCCCCGGCTCGATCGCGTACCTGGTTCCCGCCGCCATCATCCTCGTCAAGGTGATGAGACCGAAGGCGTGGCAACCGCCACCGGTGACCGTCTCGTTGCCGCAGCTTGTGCCCATGCGCGCCGCGCCCCGCGCTCCTGCGCGTCGCTTCGATCTTCTGCGCGTTCCGATCGTGGGTCCCCTCCTCGCCCGTCGCGGCGTGCGCCTTGCGCTTCGGGCAGTCATGCTCCTGCTCGCTGTCGCCATCGTGGTGGATGGCTTCCTCGGACCGCGCGAGGCGCCTCTCAACATGGCGGGCACACTGCCGTGGACCCATTGGCGCGGCGTGGCGGTGCTGCTGCTCCTGGTCGGTGGGAACTTCCTCTGCATGAGCTGCCCGTTCATCCTGCCGAGGATGATGGCCAGGAAGTTCGTCCGCCTGTTCGGAGCAGGTCCCGATGCAGCGGCGGCGCGATCGGGAACGGTGCTCGGCATGTCGCTCGGCGCGGTGCCCGCGGCACTGCGACGACTTCTCCCGGATCGCTCGTCAAAGTCCACTCGCTCACGCTGGCCTCGCGCGCTGCGCAGCAAGTGGCTCGCCGTCGCGCTGGTTTTGGCGTGGCTCATCACCTACGAGGCGTTCGACCTCTGGGCGAGCCCATTCGCGACGGCGTGGGTGATCGTCGGCTACTTCAGCGCCGCGTTCCTCGTGGACACGCTCGCTCGAGGCGGTGCCTTCTGCAAATGGGTCTGCCCGCTGGGGCAGTTCCACTTCGCGCAGAGCACCCTGTCGCCGTTGACAGTGGCGGTGCGCGAACCCGCACGCTGCGCGGAGTGCACCACGCACGAGTGCATTCGAGGGAGCGCCACCCACAACGGCTGCGAGCTCGATCTCTTCCTGCCGCGCAAGAGCGGGAACCTTGACTGCACCCTCTGCCTCGATTGCGTCGATGCCTGTCCGCACGACAACATCGGAGTCATGCTGCAACCCATCGGAGGAGAGCTCCGCGGCGATGAATGGCGATCGAGCCTCGGACGGCTCTCGAGACGGACCGACCTCGCGCTGCTGCTGTTGGTGCTCTCAGCGGGAGCCGTGGCGAACGCGGCGGGCATGACCGGCCCGGTGCTCGAGTTCATCGCGAGTCTGTCGACCACGACCGGCCTGCCGCGGGCGGTGGCCGCCATCGCCGTCGTCGCGCTCATGCTCGCGCTGCCGGTGGCCCTCGCGCTCCTCGCGGCGGCCATCACCAGCGTCGGTCGCCGGTTGCGCTCGGGTCGAAGCGATCGGGTCAGCGACGGCGACACACGCATCGAGCGCGCCGCGCCGCGCTTCCGGGAGTCGCTGACCGCCATCTCGATAGCGACACTACCGATCGGCGCAGCCACCTGGCTCGCGCACTTCCTCTTTCACTTCATCACGAGCTGGCAGACGGCGACTCCCGTGGTGGTCCGCGCCATGGGTGACCTCGGCCTCACAACTCAGGAACCCGCGTGGTCAGACGCCTGCTGCGCTCACGCGCCGGAGTGGCTTCTTCCCGCGAATCTGCTTGCGCTCTCCGTGGGCATGGCGCTCTCCCTCTGGACGCTCGCGCGGCGTCTCGAGTGGTCGGTGCTTGACCAGCGCGAGCATGCCATGGTCACCACGGGATCGCCGCTCTCATGGTGGCGACATGTGCCGGGAGCGCTGCTTCTCTTCCTGATGTGGATGGTCGCAGTGTGGGTCTTCTTCCAGCCGATGGACATGCGCGGAACTCTCGGCTTCGAGGTGATGCCATGA